The segment CACACGCGCAGCACTAGAGTAAATTGTGCAGGTCGAATCGAGGCGCGTTAGGTTCGAGGAGAAGCACTAGGTCACAAAATTTCTAGCTCCTCCATCACACTCCATGTTGTTTGAACCAAGCTTGCAAGCGTCGCCAAGCATCCTTTGCTTCTGCCTCACGATACGAAGGACGATAGTCAGCGAAGAATGCATGAGGCGCATCTGGGTAAACGATGATCTCAGATTTGCTAGAACTCGATTTAAGACGATTACGCAACGTTTCAACTGTATCTAACGGAATGCCTGTATCTTGTCCTCCATAGAGTCCGAGAACTGGAACAGTCAAAGCCGAAGCAATATCAACTGGATGCTTGGGAGTGAGCGGAGTAGAGTTACCGACAAGACGCCCATACCAAGCCTCGCCCGTTCTTACATTTGGATTGTGAGCGGCATAAAGCCAAGTAATCCAACCTCCCCAGCAAAATCCTGTTACTGCGAGTCGGCTCTTATCTCCTTGACCAGATTTAACTGCCCAGGCTACTGTGGCATCGAGATCAGAGAGCACTTGAGCATCGGGAACCTTAGCAACGATCGAGCGAATTTCTTCAATGTTACTCAATTTGGAAACATCGCCTTGGCGTGCAAATAGTTCAGGCGCGGTTAGCTTCGCTGTGCTGAAGGCAACGCTAAATATCCCAACTTAGCAAACCGCCGAGTAATGTCTTGAATATGTTCATGGACACCGAAGATCTCTTGAATTACGAGAACAATCGGAAAGTTGCTGCCAGTCGCAGGAGCAGATCGATAAGCGGGAATTGTTCCATCTTTAACAGGAATGTCGATCGCTCCGGTTACTAAGCTTTCTGAATCTGTTTTGAGCGTTGCGCCTGAAATGGGTTGGACAGCAAGGGCAAACCCTGTTGCAAGTGTGGCTGTTGTCATAAATTTGCAACGAGTAATCGGGTTTCATTGTGCCTGTTCTCTAAACAGTGAGTCGCCAAATGTACTGAAGAAGAAAGAGTAAAATCTCTATCTAAAAAACTAATTAGATTACCTAACATTTCGTTTCAATAATTATGTCGCCAAGAAGACTTGAATTCCCAAAGAGGCTATGCAATACTTCAAAGTTATTCTACGGTAACACGACCGACAAACCGGATGATGTTCTGAATTAACCTGTCTGGATCGTTACAGCAAAACTGATTTGAACTTTTAGGACATACGCTATGAGTATCCTACAGCTTTACTTCACCCGGCGTTCTACCTTCTCTCAACGCACTCGCGTTGTTTTGGCAGAAAAAAAGATTGAATTTACTCCAGTCGAAATTGATCTTGCCGATAAGCCTACTGATTTTCTCAAGATTTCTCGCTACGGGAAAGTACCTGCGATTAAGCATGGCAATGTTGAACTCTATGAGTCTGCGATCGTCAATGAGTATCTTGATGAGGTCTTCCCAGAACCACCGCTTCTACCCAGTGATCCAGCACAAAGAGCGATCGCACGCATCTGGATCGACTATGCAAATACTCGATTTGTACCTGCGTTTAATAAACTGCTGCGCGGTCACGATGCTCAAGAACAAGAGCAAGGGCGGAGAGAGTTCACAGAAGCGCTCTTGTATATTGAGCAAGAAGGACTCGGCAAACTCTCGAACAATGGCACTTACTGGCTAGGAGAGCAATTTAGCTTAGTTGATATTAGTTTCTATCCGTGGTTTGAACGGTTGCCTCTACTCAATCATTTCCGCAAGTTTGAACTCCCAACAGAAACTCCTCGACTGCAAGCCTGGTGGAAAGAAGTGCAGAATCGTCCTTCTATCCAATCAGTTGCTAATTCTCCTGAATACTACATTGAAAGCTTCACGAAGATTTTAGGCCAACCCACTGTAGTCGGCGCAGTTCAAAAGTAGGAAAGATCCTGTATGAGTAACAGCCAGCTTCTAGATAGACTCCAAGTTGATGAACTTCCTCAAATTGAGGCAAGTTTGAACTACTTGATTCCGATGACACAAAAGCCTGTTTACTATGTTCAGGAAACGCCAGCCGGACAGCCGCAACATAGTGGATCGTTTGAGGCGCGACAAGTAGTCATCCAGAATGCGCGATCGCTCTCGAACTTATCTATCGATCGAGAAGGCTTTCAACTCGTTCATCATCACAGTTCTGTTCAGAATTTCTACGACGATGAAGCCGTTCGCCGCATTTACTATCCTGAAGCTGAAAAGCTGTTAACAGTCTTGACAGGCGCGTTCAAAGTTGTTGTGTTTGATCACAATGTTCGGAATGCACAACGGGCACAACGTCATGAAGACAATGCCAAAGAGCCTGTGAAGCGTGTTCACAACGATTTCACAGCAAAATCTGGTTATAGCCGTGCCAGGCTTGAGCTAGCGGCGCGAGGCGTTGAGAACATTGATGAATTGCTTCAGCATCGATTCAGTGTAGTGAATGTTTGGCGACCGATCGCTGCCCCTGTGCAAGAATCTCCGATCGCAGTTTGTGACGCGCAGAGTCTTGCCTTGACAGATCTCGTTCCACTTGATTTGGTGTACCGAGATCGCATAGGCGAAACTTACGCAATTACCTACAACTCCTTGCATCGTTGGTTCTACTTCCCACAGCAACAGCAACACGAAGTTCTACTGATCAAATGCTTTGATTCCGCAGAAGATGGGCGAGCAAGATTCACTGCTCATAGTGCATTCGACGATCCCACAAGTCCAGTCGATGCACCTTCTCGCAAAAGTATTGAACTGCGAACTTTCATTTTCTATCCCTCATAATCTAGGAGCAAATTGACGAGATGAGCGCAAGAAAACAACTGAGATTAGGCGCTTTTTTGATGAGTTCTGGGCATCACTTAGCAGCATGGCGACACCCAGATGCCAAAGCCGATGGCGGTCTGAGTTTTGAACATTTTAAGCAAGTTTCACAAACCGCAGAGCGCGGAAAATTTGACATGATTTTCTTTGCCGATGGGGTTTCAGTCCGAGATCGCGGAAACATCAACGCGCTGAGTCGAGCAGGACACGTCGCTCATTTTGAACCGCTGACGTTACTGTCTGCTCTCTCAGTTGTCACAGAACGAATCGGTCTAGCTGCAACGGTTTCAACCACCTACAATGAACCTTACCATCTTGCTCGCAAATTCGCTTCATTAGACTATCTCAGCGGTGGTCGAGCAGGCTGGAATCTAGTTACCTCTGCAACGAATGCCGAAGCAAAAAACTTCAACCTCGAAAAGCATCCCGATCATAGTCCTCGCTATCAACGTGCTCGTGAGTTTGTCGAAGTTGTGACAAAGCTCTGGGATAGTTGGGAAGATGATGCTTTCTTAAGGGATAAAGAATCTGGAGTCTACTTTGATCCAGATAAACTACATGTTCCGAACCACAAAGGCGAGTACTTTTCTGTACAAGGTCCATTGAATATTGCTCGTCCGCCTCAAGGCTATCCCGTCATAATTCAAGCAGGTTCTTCTGAGGATGGTAAGAATCTTGCCGCACAGACTGCGGAAGTCATTTTTACAGCACAGCAAACGTTGGAAGATGCTCAAGCATTCTATACAGATGTGAAAGGACGGCTCGCACAGTATGGACGATCGCCTGATCATCTCAAGATCATGCCAGGAATTTTCCCAGTGATTGGACGAACTGAGCAAGAAGCACAAGAGAAATTCGAGCTTTTGCAATCGCTCATTCATCCTTCTGTTGGCTTGGGTCTGCTGACTGGGCTAGTCGGTGGAATTGATCTCTCGAACTATCCAATTGATGAGCCGTTGCCGAATTTGCCTGAGACGGAACTGGCTCAGAGTCGATTAAAGCTAGTTAAAGATCTCGCGCAACGAGAACAGTTAACGATTCGACAGTTGTATCTCGCGATCGCGGGGGCGCGCGGGCATCGGCAAATTGTCGGTACACCGGAATACATTGCAGATCAACTCGAAGAATGGTTTGTCAAGGAAGGCGCAGACGGCTTTAACATCATGCCGCCCTATCTACCGGGTGGCTTAGATGAGTTTGTTGATTTAGTCATTCCTGAATTACAACGTCGGGGATTGTTCCGAACTGAATATGAAGGACAGACCTTGCGAGAAAATCTTGGGCTACCTCGTCCAGAAAACCAACACCGAACAAAAGTGTTAGCATCCATTTCTTGACGAGAATTGTCTGAGGTAGCAGAAAAAGACGCTGTGGTTGCTTTTTACGATGAAGGAAGTAACCGCAGCATTTATTTCAGCACAATGAATGTTGTGAATGGTCAAGATGTCATTTTGCGTAGCGTTTCAATGTTCAACGCGAGTTTTTTCCCGAGCCATAGCGCATGAGCGGTATGATCAGCAACATCATCTCCTGTTGTTGGATGCACTAAGATGTCTAATCCTTCACGATTGAGCATCAGCCATGAAACAATCTCACCAAACTGCTCTGGGGCAAACAACACCTGATACATCGATTGCG is part of the Leptolyngbya boryana PCC 6306 genome and harbors:
- a CDS encoding dienelactone hydrolase family protein, with the protein product MSNIEEIRSIVAKVPDAQVLSDLDATVAWAVKSGQGDKSRLAVTGFCWGGWITWLYAAHNPNVRTGEAWYGRLVGNSTPLTPKHPVDIASALTVPVLGLYGGQDTGIPLDTVETLRNRLKSSSSKSEIIVYPDAPHAFFADYRPSYREAEAKDAWRRLQAWFKQHGV
- a CDS encoding dienelactone hydrolase family protein; its protein translation is MTTATLATGFALAVQPISGATLKTDSESLVTGAIDIPVKDGTIPAYRSAPATGSNFPIVLVIQEIFGVHEHIQDITRRFAKLGYLALPSAQRS
- a CDS encoding glutathione S-transferase family protein, whose product is MSILQLYFTRRSTFSQRTRVVLAEKKIEFTPVEIDLADKPTDFLKISRYGKVPAIKHGNVELYESAIVNEYLDEVFPEPPLLPSDPAQRAIARIWIDYANTRFVPAFNKLLRGHDAQEQEQGRREFTEALLYIEQEGLGKLSNNGTYWLGEQFSLVDISFYPWFERLPLLNHFRKFELPTETPRLQAWWKEVQNRPSIQSVANSPEYYIESFTKILGQPTVVGAVQK
- a CDS encoding CmcJ/NvfI family oxidoreductase; protein product: MSNSQLLDRLQVDELPQIEASLNYLIPMTQKPVYYVQETPAGQPQHSGSFEARQVVIQNARSLSNLSIDREGFQLVHHHSSVQNFYDDEAVRRIYYPEAEKLLTVLTGAFKVVVFDHNVRNAQRAQRHEDNAKEPVKRVHNDFTAKSGYSRARLELAARGVENIDELLQHRFSVVNVWRPIAAPVQESPIAVCDAQSLALTDLVPLDLVYRDRIGETYAITYNSLHRWFYFPQQQQHEVLLIKCFDSAEDGRARFTAHSAFDDPTSPVDAPSRKSIELRTFIFYPS
- a CDS encoding LLM class flavin-dependent oxidoreductase; this translates as MSARKQLRLGAFLMSSGHHLAAWRHPDAKADGGLSFEHFKQVSQTAERGKFDMIFFADGVSVRDRGNINALSRAGHVAHFEPLTLLSALSVVTERIGLAATVSTTYNEPYHLARKFASLDYLSGGRAGWNLVTSATNAEAKNFNLEKHPDHSPRYQRAREFVEVVTKLWDSWEDDAFLRDKESGVYFDPDKLHVPNHKGEYFSVQGPLNIARPPQGYPVIIQAGSSEDGKNLAAQTAEVIFTAQQTLEDAQAFYTDVKGRLAQYGRSPDHLKIMPGIFPVIGRTEQEAQEKFELLQSLIHPSVGLGLLTGLVGGIDLSNYPIDEPLPNLPETELAQSRLKLVKDLAQREQLTIRQLYLAIAGARGHRQIVGTPEYIADQLEEWFVKEGADGFNIMPPYLPGGLDEFVDLVIPELQRRGLFRTEYEGQTLRENLGLPRPENQHRTKVLASIS
- a CDS encoding DOPA 4,5-dioxygenase family protein; amino-acid sequence: MTEIKDFHAHVYFNPESREAAARVRQGLRDRFEVQLGRWHDANVGPHPQSMYQVLFAPEQFGEIVSWLMLNREGLDILVHPTTGDDVADHTAHALWLGKKLALNIETLRKMTS